A region of Burkholderiales bacterium JOSHI_001 DNA encodes the following proteins:
- a CDS encoding transglutaminase-like enzyme, predicted cysteine protease (PFAM: Transglutaminase-like superfamily; Bacterial transglutaminase-like N-terminal region) codes for MNPSLPRPPAPEGADAPVRVLRVLHSTRYDYDTPVEVAHHVAHLRPRETPWQRISDWQLDITPAPEGGPQGVAQDLDAFGNWRHSFSHALVHEHLQVVSGFQAHLRALPPLALQASPPWEQVAAQLRYRAGAALPEACEFALGSPYAPAASEFARFAGELFSPNRPLLEAALDLNRHVHRQMRYEPASTDVATHAADALAQREGVCQDFAHIAIAVLRTQGLAARYVSGYLLTQPPPGQARLLGADASHAWFELWCPLSGWVALDPTNDMPVGSDHVTLAWGRDYGDVAPLRGVVRGGGGTPPEVRVTVLPV; via the coding sequence ATGAACCCCAGCCTGCCGCGCCCCCCGGCGCCTGAAGGCGCCGACGCACCGGTGCGGGTGCTGCGCGTGCTGCACAGCACCCGCTACGACTACGACACCCCGGTGGAGGTGGCGCACCATGTGGCGCACCTGCGCCCGCGTGAAACGCCCTGGCAGCGCATCAGCGACTGGCAACTGGACATCACCCCCGCGCCCGAAGGTGGCCCGCAAGGCGTGGCCCAGGACCTGGACGCTTTCGGCAACTGGCGCCACAGCTTCAGCCATGCGCTGGTGCATGAACACCTGCAGGTGGTGTCGGGCTTCCAGGCTCACCTGCGCGCGCTGCCGCCGCTGGCGCTGCAGGCCAGCCCGCCCTGGGAGCAGGTGGCCGCGCAGCTGCGCTACCGCGCCGGCGCCGCGCTGCCCGAGGCCTGCGAATTTGCGCTCGGCTCGCCCTATGCGCCCGCGGCGTCGGAATTTGCGCGCTTCGCGGGCGAGCTGTTTTCGCCCAACCGGCCGCTGCTGGAAGCCGCGCTGGACCTGAACCGCCATGTCCATCGCCAGATGCGCTACGAACCCGCCAGCACCGACGTGGCCACCCATGCCGCCGACGCGCTGGCCCAGCGTGAAGGGGTCTGCCAGGACTTCGCCCACATCGCCATCGCGGTGCTGCGAACCCAGGGGCTGGCGGCACGCTACGTCAGCGGCTACCTGCTGACCCAGCCGCCGCCGGGGCAGGCGCGGCTGCTGGGCGCGGACGCGTCCCACGCCTGGTTCGAGCTGTGGTGCCCGCTGTCGGGCTGGGTGGCGCTGGACCCCACCAACGACATGCCGGTGGGTTCCGACCATGTCACGCTCGCCTGGGGCCGGGACTACGGCGACGTGGCGCCGCTGCGCGGCGTGGTGCGGGGTGGCGGCGGCACGCCGCCCGAGGTGCGGGTCACTGTGCTGCCGGTGTGA
- a CDS encoding hypothetical protein (PFAM: Bacterial domain of unknown function (DUF403); Domain of unknown function (DUF404); Domain of unknown function (DUF407)), with protein MLLGPDDGRGSVPTRHDPGVTGTPHSQPGDPEAPAPQDAQAQAAAAARWASADSHDELRAAPGGRGGALAQLWLNFFGALGVGGWADLGAREARIQRRVREDGATYNVHADPSAAAPTRAWPLQTLPFLLGADEWADIEAGVVQRARLLNATLADVYGPQTLLKKALLPPSLVFAHPQYLRPAHGIVPLGGVHLHHAAFDLARGPDGRWWVLAQRVQAPSGLGYLLENRLVVAPQFNEAFSALRVQRLAASFQALLDGLLRLSPAGERSRVALLTPGPLHETYFEQVFLARYLGITLVEAGDLTVRGNRLYLKTLHGLERVHVLMRRVDDEWLDPLELRAESALGVPGLLQALRAGEVVVANAPGAGFLESPGLAAFWPAVSRKLLGEELLLPASTHWWCGEASVWQAQRTRLAEFVVAPTFPTGSNTQGFEPLVAADLDQNERAALAARIDADPAAFTLQARVRPSETPCWDHGALEPRPAVLRVFALAHVDEEGQVGWRVLPGGLTRVAARRDGAHDPWLSMQHGSASADTWVVARGEVDKRSLLPQPLTVQELQGWHRTVTSRAAENLFWLGRYTERAENSVRLARVVLEGLAAAPSDVRAWLGTLSRWHGLVGEGVPDPAGSPQSARVFERALVHALSETADGTASVGFNLRSLRQCAQALRERLSPEHWKLIQEVDDHFEQRLAEVVGGAGLAARPWASADVVGVLARAATHLAAITGAQTDRMTRDDGWRLLSVGRQIERLDMLAHALYTGLQAGVHRSDEGFALLLGLFDSLITYRAQFQARREMLPLVHLLVLDTDNPRSLAWVARTLRDRLRKLARHEAAWVKGVTDALPAPEQWSLESLGSVDEGGRHAALEHALQDTCAAARDLSDAIGLRLFAHVTQADRSVWQ; from the coding sequence ATGCTGCTGGGGCCCGATGACGGCCGGGGTTCGGTGCCGACAAGGCATGATCCGGGGGTGACAGGCACTCCCCACAGCCAACCCGGCGATCCTGAGGCCCCCGCGCCCCAGGACGCTCAGGCGCAGGCCGCAGCCGCTGCGCGCTGGGCCAGCGCAGACAGCCACGACGAACTGCGCGCCGCCCCCGGCGGCCGGGGCGGCGCGCTGGCACAGCTGTGGCTGAACTTTTTCGGGGCCCTGGGTGTCGGTGGCTGGGCCGACCTGGGCGCGCGCGAGGCGCGCATCCAGCGCCGTGTGCGAGAAGATGGCGCCACCTACAACGTGCATGCCGACCCCAGCGCCGCGGCGCCGACCCGGGCCTGGCCGCTGCAGACCTTGCCCTTCCTGCTGGGCGCTGACGAATGGGCCGACATCGAAGCCGGCGTGGTCCAGCGCGCGCGTCTGCTCAACGCCACGCTGGCCGATGTGTACGGCCCGCAGACCCTGCTGAAGAAGGCGCTGCTGCCACCGTCGCTGGTGTTCGCGCACCCGCAGTACCTGCGGCCGGCGCATGGCATCGTGCCCCTGGGCGGCGTCCACCTGCACCACGCGGCCTTCGACCTGGCGCGCGGGCCCGACGGCCGCTGGTGGGTGCTGGCGCAGCGGGTGCAAGCGCCGTCCGGCCTGGGCTACCTGCTGGAAAACCGCCTGGTGGTGGCGCCGCAGTTCAACGAAGCCTTCAGCGCGCTGAGGGTGCAGCGCCTGGCGGCGTCCTTCCAGGCGCTGCTGGACGGTCTGCTGCGGCTGTCGCCGGCCGGTGAACGCTCGCGCGTGGCCCTGCTGACGCCCGGGCCCCTGCATGAAACCTACTTCGAGCAGGTCTTCCTGGCCCGCTACCTGGGCATCACGCTGGTGGAGGCGGGTGACCTGACGGTGCGCGGCAACCGCCTGTACCTGAAAACCTTGCATGGCCTGGAGCGCGTGCACGTGCTGATGCGGCGGGTGGACGACGAATGGCTGGACCCGCTGGAGTTGCGCGCCGAATCGGCGCTCGGCGTGCCCGGCTTGCTGCAGGCCCTGCGCGCCGGCGAGGTGGTGGTGGCCAATGCGCCCGGTGCCGGTTTCCTGGAAAGCCCCGGCCTGGCCGCCTTCTGGCCGGCCGTCTCGCGCAAGCTGCTGGGTGAAGAGCTGCTGCTGCCCGCGTCCACCCATTGGTGGTGCGGCGAAGCCTCGGTCTGGCAGGCCCAGCGCACGCGGCTGGCTGAATTCGTGGTGGCGCCCACCTTCCCGACCGGGTCCAACACCCAGGGCTTCGAGCCCCTGGTGGCCGCCGACCTGGACCAGAACGAACGCGCGGCGCTGGCCGCCCGCATCGACGCCGACCCGGCGGCCTTCACCCTGCAGGCGCGGGTGCGGCCGTCGGAAACCCCGTGCTGGGACCATGGCGCGCTGGAGCCACGGCCGGCGGTGCTGCGCGTCTTCGCGCTGGCGCATGTGGACGAAGAAGGCCAGGTGGGCTGGCGCGTGCTGCCCGGCGGGCTGACCCGCGTGGCTGCGCGCCGCGACGGCGCGCACGACCCCTGGCTGTCCATGCAGCACGGCAGCGCCAGCGCCGACACCTGGGTGGTGGCGCGCGGCGAGGTGGACAAGCGCAGCCTGCTGCCGCAGCCGCTGACGGTGCAGGAACTGCAGGGCTGGCACCGCACCGTCACCAGCCGCGCGGCCGAGAACCTGTTCTGGCTGGGCCGCTACACCGAACGGGCTGAAAACAGCGTGCGCCTGGCCCGCGTGGTGCTGGAAGGCCTGGCCGCCGCGCCCAGCGATGTGCGGGCCTGGCTGGGCACGCTGTCGCGCTGGCATGGCCTGGTGGGCGAGGGCGTGCCCGACCCCGCGGGCTCACCGCAATCGGCCCGGGTGTTCGAGCGGGCGCTGGTGCATGCCCTGTCCGAAACCGCCGACGGCACCGCCAGCGTGGGCTTCAACCTGCGTTCCCTGCGCCAGTGCGCGCAGGCGCTGCGCGAGCGCTTGTCGCCCGAGCACTGGAAGCTGATCCAGGAGGTGGACGACCATTTCGAGCAGCGCCTGGCCGAGGTGGTGGGCGGCGCCGGCCTGGCCGCGCGGCCCTGGGCCAGCGCCGACGTGGTGGGCGTGCTGGCGCGCGCGGCCACGCACCTGGCCGCTATCACCGGCGCGCAGACCGACCGCATGACCCGCGACGACGGCTGGCGCCTGCTGTCGGTGGGCCGCCAGATCGAGCGCCTGGACATGCTGGCGCACGCGCTCTACACCGGCCTGCAGGCCGGCGTGCACCGCAGCGACGAAGGCTTTGCGCTGCTGCTCGGCCTGTTCGACAGCCTGATCACCTACCGCGCCCAGTTCCAGGCCCGGCGCGAGATGCTGCCGCTGGTCCACCTGCTGGTGCTGGACACCGACAACCCGCGCTCGCTGGCCTGGGTGGCGCGCACCCTGCGCGACCGCTTGCGCAAGCTGGCGCGCCACGAAGCCGCCTGGGTGAAGGGCGTGACCGACGCGCTGCCGGCACCCGAACAGTGGTCGCTGGAAAGCCTGGGCAGCGTGGACGAAGGCGGCCGGCACGCCGCGCTGGAACACGCGCTGCAGGACACCTGCGCGGCGGCGCGCGACCTGTCGGACGCCATCGGCCTGCGGCTGTTTGCGCACGTCACGCAGGCCGACCGTTCGGTCTGGCAATGA
- a CDS encoding hypothetical protein (PFAM: Bacterial transglutaminase-like N-terminal region; Transglutaminase-like superfamily; Putative amidoligase enzyme (DUF2126)), translated as MSIHVALKHVTHYTYDRRVALSPQVVRLRPAPHCRTPILAYSLKIEPEGHFINWQQDPFSNYLARLVFPDPVTEFKVTVDLVAEMSVYNPFDFFLEPYAEEFPFAYDAGLKEELAPYLVKEPATPRLAAFVASVPLPKQRTIDFLVALNQRLQKDIRYLIRMEPGVQTPEQTLELGSGSCRDSGWLMVQALRHMGLAARFVSGYLIQLKPDVKALDGPSGTEVDFTDLHAWCEVYLPGAGWVGLDPTSGLMAGEGHIPLACTPTPGSAAPVTGAVDECEVSFGHHMGITRVWESPRVTQPYTDTQWSAIQALGQQVDEQLLAGDVRLTMGGEPTFVSVDDRDGAEWNTDALGPTKRIFAQDLVQRLRSHYGEGGFLHFGQGKWYPGEQLPRWALSICWRADGQPCWHDPSLFADERDAHQYTAQDAKAFMLALTQRLGVEEKFVQTGYEDTWYYLWRERRLPVNVDPFDARLEDELERTRLRRIFQAGLDAEVGYVLPIRREHGPGLAGGPWVSGPWFFRDERMYLFPGDSPMGYRLPLDSLPWVSETDFPYHLDADPFAPRGALPTAARIRGQYASHQPGGGFAEGGTVALQQMVLGADRGEGGAAAGKGNGSATASAAVASPDRAPQPFESASWITRTALVVEARDPRRASGPKAEKVGTASGVLYVFMPPLQHLEDYLDLLAAVEATAVERGVKIVLEGYPPPRDPRLKILQVTPDPGVIEVNIHPAHNWAELVEHTEFLYHAAWQSRLSTEKFMLDGRHTGTGGGNHFVMGGATPADSPFLRRPDLLGSLLAYWHNHPSLSYLFSGMFLGPTSQAPRVDEARNDQLRELEIALSQIEANKAIYGQEMPPWLVDRTLRNILIDVTGNTHRSEFCIDKLYSPDTATGRLGLLELRAFEMPPHAQMSIAQQLLLRALVARFWKEPYRAPLQRWGTELHDRFLLPSFLWMDFDDVIDDMRRAGHAFESAWFLPHFEFRFPKLGEVSARGVHLTLRSALEPWHVMGEEGAPGGTVRYVDSSLERVEVRALGLVDSRHVVCVNGITLPLQPTGRVGEHVAGVRFRAWAPPSALHPTIGIHAPLTFDLVDTWTQRSLGGCQYHVTHPGGRSHDTFPVNAYEAESRRLARFFSMGHTPGQLQPAPARRSLEFPFTLDLRLVR; from the coding sequence GTGTCCATCCACGTTGCGCTGAAGCACGTCACGCACTACACCTACGACCGCCGTGTGGCCCTGTCGCCGCAGGTGGTTCGGCTGCGCCCGGCACCCCACTGCCGCACGCCCATCCTGGCCTATTCGCTGAAGATCGAACCCGAAGGCCATTTCATCAACTGGCAGCAGGACCCCTTCTCGAACTACCTGGCGCGGCTGGTGTTCCCGGACCCGGTCACCGAGTTCAAGGTGACGGTGGACCTGGTGGCCGAGATGTCGGTCTACAACCCCTTCGACTTCTTCCTGGAGCCCTACGCCGAAGAATTTCCTTTCGCCTACGACGCCGGCCTGAAGGAAGAACTGGCGCCGTACCTGGTGAAGGAGCCCGCCACGCCGCGCCTGGCGGCCTTCGTGGCCAGCGTGCCGCTGCCCAAGCAGCGCACCATCGACTTCCTGGTGGCACTGAACCAGCGCCTGCAGAAGGACATCCGCTACCTCATCCGCATGGAACCGGGCGTGCAGACGCCCGAGCAGACCCTGGAGCTGGGCTCGGGCAGTTGCCGCGACAGCGGCTGGCTGATGGTGCAGGCGCTGCGCCACATGGGGCTGGCGGCGCGTTTCGTGTCGGGCTACCTCATCCAGTTGAAGCCCGACGTGAAGGCCCTGGACGGCCCCAGCGGCACCGAGGTCGATTTCACCGACCTGCACGCCTGGTGCGAGGTCTACCTGCCGGGTGCTGGCTGGGTGGGCCTGGACCCCACCTCGGGCCTGATGGCCGGTGAAGGCCACATCCCGCTGGCCTGCACGCCCACCCCGGGCAGCGCCGCGCCGGTGACCGGTGCGGTGGACGAATGCGAGGTGAGCTTCGGCCACCACATGGGCATCACCCGCGTCTGGGAAAGCCCGCGCGTCACCCAGCCCTACACCGACACCCAGTGGTCGGCCATCCAGGCCCTGGGCCAGCAGGTGGACGAACAACTGCTGGCCGGCGATGTGCGCCTGACCATGGGCGGTGAACCCACGTTCGTGAGCGTGGACGACCGCGACGGCGCCGAGTGGAACACCGACGCCCTGGGGCCCACCAAGCGCATCTTTGCGCAGGACCTGGTGCAGCGCCTGCGCAGCCACTACGGCGAGGGCGGCTTCCTGCACTTCGGCCAGGGCAAGTGGTACCCGGGTGAACAACTGCCGCGCTGGGCGCTCAGCATCTGCTGGCGCGCCGATGGCCAGCCCTGCTGGCACGACCCCAGCCTGTTTGCCGATGAGCGCGACGCCCACCAGTACACGGCGCAGGACGCCAAGGCCTTCATGCTGGCGCTGACCCAGCGCCTGGGCGTGGAAGAGAAATTCGTCCAGACCGGCTACGAAGACACCTGGTACTACCTGTGGCGTGAACGCCGCCTGCCGGTGAACGTGGACCCGTTTGACGCGCGGCTGGAAGACGAACTCGAACGCACCCGCCTGCGCCGCATCTTCCAGGCGGGGTTGGATGCCGAGGTGGGCTATGTGCTGCCCATTCGCCGGGAACACGGCCCCGGCTTGGCGGGCGGCCCCTGGGTCAGCGGGCCCTGGTTCTTCCGCGACGAGCGCATGTACCTGTTCCCGGGTGATTCGCCCATGGGCTACCGCCTGCCGCTGGATTCGCTGCCCTGGGTGTCGGAAACCGACTTCCCCTACCACCTGGACGCCGACCCCTTCGCACCACGCGGCGCGTTGCCGACGGCCGCGCGCATCCGCGGCCAGTACGCGTCGCACCAGCCCGGTGGCGGCTTTGCCGAGGGCGGCACCGTGGCCCTGCAGCAGATGGTGCTGGGGGCCGACCGGGGTGAAGGCGGTGCCGCGGCGGGCAAGGGCAATGGCTCGGCCACGGCGTCCGCCGCGGTGGCATCGCCCGACCGCGCGCCCCAGCCTTTCGAATCGGCCTCGTGGATCACCCGCACCGCGCTGGTGGTGGAAGCGCGCGACCCGCGCCGCGCCAGCGGCCCCAAGGCCGAGAAGGTGGGCACGGCCAGCGGCGTGCTCTACGTCTTCATGCCGCCATTGCAGCATCTGGAGGACTACCTCGACCTGCTGGCCGCGGTGGAAGCCACCGCGGTGGAGCGCGGCGTGAAGATCGTGCTGGAAGGCTACCCGCCGCCGCGCGACCCGCGCCTGAAGATCCTGCAGGTGACGCCCGACCCGGGTGTGATCGAGGTGAACATCCACCCGGCGCACAACTGGGCCGAACTGGTGGAACACACCGAGTTCCTGTACCACGCGGCCTGGCAAAGCCGGCTGTCCACCGAAAAGTTCATGCTGGACGGCCGCCACACCGGCACCGGCGGCGGCAACCACTTCGTGATGGGCGGCGCCACGCCGGCCGACAGCCCCTTCCTGCGCCGGCCCGACCTGCTGGGCAGCCTGCTGGCCTATTGGCACAACCACCCCAGCTTGAGCTACCTGTTCAGCGGCATGTTCCTCGGCCCCACCAGCCAGGCGCCGCGCGTGGACGAAGCCCGCAACGACCAGCTGCGCGAGCTGGAAATCGCGCTGTCGCAGATCGAAGCCAACAAGGCCATCTACGGCCAGGAAATGCCGCCCTGGCTGGTGGACCGCACGCTGCGCAACATCCTGATCGATGTCACCGGCAACACCCACCGCAGCGAGTTCTGCATCGACAAGCTGTACTCGCCCGACACCGCCACCGGCCGGCTGGGCCTGCTGGAACTGCGCGCGTTTGAAATGCCGCCGCATGCGCAGATGAGCATCGCGCAGCAGCTGCTGCTGCGCGCGCTGGTGGCGCGCTTCTGGAAGGAACCCTACCGCGCGCCACTTCAGCGCTGGGGCACCGAACTGCACGACCGCTTCCTGCTGCCCAGCTTCCTGTGGATGGATTTCGACGACGTCATTGACGACATGCGCCGCGCCGGCCATGCCTTCGAGTCGGCCTGGTTCCTGCCGCACTTCGAGTTCCGCTTCCCCAAGCTGGGCGAGGTCAGCGCGCGTGGGGTGCACCTCACGCTGCGCAGTGCGCTGGAGCCCTGGCACGTGATGGGCGAAGAAGGAGCACCCGGCGGCACCGTGCGCTATGTGGATTCGTCGCTGGAACGGGTGGAGGTGCGTGCCCTCGGCCTGGTGGATTCGCGCCACGTGGTGTGCGTCAACGGCATCACCCTGCCGCTGCAGCCCACCGGCCGGGTGGGTGAACATGTGGCCGGCGTGCGCTTTCGCGCCTGGGCGCCGCCGTCGGCCCTGCACCCCACCATCGGCATCCACGCGCCGCTGACCTTCGACCTGGTGGACACCTGGACCCAACGCTCGCTCGGCGGCTGCCAGTACCACGTCACCCACCCGGGCGGGCGAAGCCACGACACCTTCCCGGTGAACGCCTACGAAGCCGAAAGCCGCCGCCTGGCGCGCTTCTTCAGCATGGGCCACACACCCGGGCAGTTGCAGCCGGCGCCGGCGCGGCGCAGCCTGGAATTCCCGTTCACGCTGGATCTGCGGCTGGTTCGGTAG
- a CDS encoding hypothetical protein (PFAM: Bacterial domain of unknown function (DUF403)): MSMLSRTADHLFWMARYMERAENTARMLDINYQTSLLPQSADRAEQGWRGMLGISELTAAYKERHGKVEARNVMQFMVRDETHMSSILSCLRAARENARAVRGTLTTEVWETTNQTWLEFNRMLREGAFERDPGAVFEWVKFRSHLSRGVTVGTMLQDEALHFIRIGTFLERADNTARLLDVKFHALVNEAMGGDYFGGKPPRSQDDPPEVDFYHWSAILRSVSGFEIYRKVYRNVILPEKVAELLILRPDMPRSLAACMNEVVGNLKLVANEQSSDTLRRAGRLQSDLRFGRIDEILSTGLHAYLTQFLDRVNDIGAGISRDFLVPA, encoded by the coding sequence ATGAGCATGTTGTCACGCACGGCCGATCACCTGTTCTGGATGGCTCGCTACATGGAGCGCGCGGAGAACACCGCGCGCATGCTGGACATCAACTACCAGACCTCGCTGCTGCCGCAGAGCGCCGACCGCGCCGAGCAAGGCTGGCGCGGCATGCTGGGCATCAGCGAGCTGACGGCCGCCTACAAGGAACGCCACGGCAAGGTGGAAGCGCGCAACGTCATGCAGTTCATGGTGCGCGACGAGACCCACATGTCCAGCATCCTGAGCTGCCTGCGCGCGGCGCGCGAGAACGCCCGCGCGGTGCGCGGCACCCTGACCACCGAGGTCTGGGAAACCACCAACCAGACCTGGCTGGAATTCAACCGCATGCTGCGCGAAGGCGCCTTCGAGCGCGACCCCGGCGCGGTGTTCGAATGGGTGAAGTTCCGCTCGCACCTGAGCCGTGGCGTCACCGTGGGCACCATGCTGCAGGACGAGGCGCTGCATTTCATCCGCATCGGCACCTTCCTGGAACGCGCCGACAACACCGCGCGCCTGCTGGACGTGAAATTCCACGCCTTGGTGAACGAAGCCATGGGCGGCGACTACTTCGGCGGCAAGCCCCCGCGCAGCCAGGACGACCCGCCCGAGGTGGATTTCTACCACTGGAGCGCCATCCTGCGTTCGGTGTCCGGCTTCGAGATCTACCGCAAGGTCTACCGCAACGTCATCCTGCCGGAGAAGGTGGCCGAGTTGCTGATCCTGCGGCCCGACATGCCGCGTTCACTGGCGGCCTGCATGAACGAAGTGGTGGGCAACCTGAAGCTGGTGGCCAACGAACAAAGCAGCGACACCCTGCGCCGTGCAGGCCGATTGCAAAGCGATTTGCGCTTTGGCCGCATCGATGAAATCCTGTCCACCGGCCTGCACGCCTACCTGACCCAGTTCCTCGATCGCGTCAACGACATCGGCGCCGGCATCAGCCGCGATTTCCTCGTCCCCGCGTGA
- a CDS encoding hypothetical protein (PFAM: Domain of unknown function (DUF404); Domain of unknown function (DUF407)), translating to MKLSFDEMQTLASGGAIPGIRKHYREYQAWLNEQPAELMHARRDEAEMIFRRVGITFAVYGAKDEDGAGTERLIPFDLIPRVIPADEWSWMQRGLRQRVTALNRFIHDVYHDQAILKAGVVPSEQVLKNAQFRPQMMGVDVAGDIYSHIAGIDIVRAAQPDGSGTYYVLEDNLRVPSGVSYMLENRKMMMRLFPELFARHRVEPVAHYPDLLLETLRAVAPAAVNEPQVVVLTPGMYNSAYFEHAFLAQQMGVELVEGQDLFVKDGFVYMRTTQGPRRVDVIYRRLDDDFLDPTVFRPDTTLGCAGLLDVYRKGNITLCNAVGTGVADDKSIYPYVPKMIEFYLGEKPILQNVPTYLCRESEDLKYVLDHLGELVVKEVHGAGGYGMLVGPAASRQEIADFRGALLANPGNYIAQPTLALSTCPTYVESGIAPRHIDLRPFVLSRSNDVSGVQMVPGGLTRVALKEGSLVVNSSQGGGTKDTWVLEA from the coding sequence ATGAAACTCAGCTTTGACGAGATGCAGACGCTGGCCAGCGGCGGCGCCATACCCGGCATCCGCAAGCATTACCGCGAATACCAGGCCTGGCTGAACGAGCAGCCCGCCGAGTTGATGCACGCGCGGCGCGACGAAGCCGAGATGATCTTTCGCCGCGTGGGCATCACCTTCGCGGTGTACGGCGCCAAGGACGAAGATGGCGCGGGCACCGAGCGCCTGATCCCCTTCGACCTCATTCCGCGGGTGATTCCGGCCGACGAATGGTCCTGGATGCAGCGCGGCCTGCGCCAGCGGGTGACGGCGCTGAACCGCTTCATCCACGACGTCTACCACGACCAGGCCATCCTGAAGGCCGGTGTGGTGCCGTCCGAGCAGGTGCTGAAAAACGCCCAGTTCCGCCCGCAGATGATGGGCGTGGACGTGGCGGGCGACATCTACTCGCACATCGCGGGCATCGACATCGTGCGCGCGGCGCAGCCTGACGGCAGCGGCACCTACTACGTGCTGGAAGACAACCTGCGCGTGCCCAGCGGCGTGAGCTACATGCTGGAAAACCGCAAGATGATGATGCGGCTGTTCCCCGAACTGTTCGCGCGCCACCGCGTGGAGCCGGTGGCCCACTACCCCGACCTGCTGCTGGAAACCCTGCGCGCCGTGGCCCCGGCCGCGGTGAACGAGCCGCAGGTGGTGGTGCTGACCCCCGGCATGTACAACAGCGCCTACTTCGAGCACGCCTTCCTGGCCCAGCAGATGGGCGTGGAACTGGTCGAGGGCCAGGACCTGTTCGTGAAGGACGGCTTCGTCTACATGCGCACCACCCAGGGCCCGCGCCGGGTGGACGTGATCTACCGCCGCCTGGACGACGACTTCCTGGACCCCACGGTCTTCCGCCCCGACACCACGCTGGGCTGCGCCGGGCTGCTGGACGTCTACCGCAAGGGCAACATCACCCTGTGCAATGCGGTGGGCACCGGCGTGGCGGACGACAAGTCCATCTACCCCTATGTGCCCAAGATGATCGAGTTCTACCTGGGCGAAAAGCCCATCCTGCAGAACGTGCCCACCTACCTGTGCCGCGAGTCCGAGGACCTGAAGTACGTGCTGGACCACCTGGGCGAACTGGTGGTGAAGGAAGTGCACGGCGCCGGCGGCTACGGCATGCTGGTGGGCCCGGCCGCGTCCAGGCAGGAGATCGCGGACTTCCGCGGCGCCTTGCTGGCCAACCCCGGCAACTACATCGCGCAGCCCACGCTGGCGCTGTCCACCTGCCCGACCTATGTGGAGTCGGGCATCGCGCCGCGCCACATCGACCTGCGGCCCTTCGTGCTGTCGCGCTCCAACGATGTGTCGGGGGTGCAGATGGTGCCGGGCGGGCTGACCCGCGTGGCGCTGAAGGAAGGATCGCTGGTGGTGAATTCGTCGCAGGGCGGCGGCACCAAGGACACCTGGGTCCTCGAGGCATGA